Proteins from a single region of Styela clava chromosome 1, kaStyClav1.hap1.2, whole genome shotgun sequence:
- the LOC120348653 gene encoding uncharacterized protein LOC120348653 — protein MRWFSKVAPIMKRHRVILHLLILIQVSSSEKEILCPRGQSSEEINWDKLQGIWKDVIDIPTSLKPVTCWTYEDPSPNEMGFTVKIHKSNITSVSHEQTFVLQYKEKRPGVYTENDLIKDTSGLETILLTDDEILILVECYNEGWHAFVKSRDPHDINIGYLDRISTMLRSVGLSSPIMTLKNGCFEISDI, from the exons ATGCGTTGGTTCAGCAAGGTTGCTCCTATAATGAAAAGGCATCGGGTTATTTTACATTTACTAATATTGATACAAGTGTCTTCTTCTGAGAAAGAAATCCTTTGTCCCCGAGGACAGTCGAGTGAGGAAATTAACTGGGATAAG CTTCAAGGAATATGGAAGGATGTGATTGATATTCCGACTTCCTTGAAGCCTGTCACATGCTGGACATACGAAGATCCCAGTCCGAACGAAATGGGATTCACAGTGAAAATTCATAAAAGTAATATCACCAG TGTATCGCATGAGCAGACATTTGTTCTGCAATACAAAGAGAAGCGTCCTGGAGTTTATACCGAAAACGACT TAATCAAAGATACATCTGGTCTGGAAACTATTTTACTAACGGAcgatgaaattttgattttagttgaaTGCTACAATGAAG GATGGCATGCTTTCGTAAAGAGCCGGGATCCGCACGATATAAATATCGGATATCTAGATAGAATTTCCACAATGTTGAGAAGCGTTGGACTGAGCTCTCCGATCATGACACTGAAGAATGGATGTTTTGAAATAAGTGATATTTGA
- the LOC120346204 gene encoding protein D2-like isoform X2, whose protein sequence is MTRKYLYQVLSVICILRYGSCYGHEFIGDDFSQVLAETDTFSQDWIQHDLKSDLNLNTPCEQTEVSFGSIDVKKGGTKLTPTQVKFAPTVKWTAEKDQFYTLLMMDLDAPSRKNPTFREWFHWGVINIPENNVNEGEVITTYMGSTPPKGTGPHRYVILVFQQSDKIKFMDEKIGPNGGFRGGQSAKKIAEKYGLGSPVAGTWFEAEWEG, encoded by the exons ATGactcgaaaatatttatatcaagTTCTGTCTGTGATATGTATATTGCGGTATGGAAG TTGCTACGGACATGAAT ttATCGGTGATGATTTTTCCCAAGTACTTGCGGAAACTGATACATTCAGCCAAGATTGGATACAGCATGATCTAAAATCTGATTTAAATCTTAATACACCATGCGAGCAGACAGAAGTGTCTTTTGGAAGCATAGATGTCAAAAAAGGGGGAACGAAATTGACACCAACACAAGTAAAGTTTGCACCTACAGTCAAATGGACTGCGGAGAAAGATCAATTTTATACCCTGTTAATGATGGACCTAGATGCTCCTAGTCGGAAAAATCCAACATTTCGCGAATGGTTTCACTGGGGCGTCATCAATATCCCAGAGAATAACGTAAACGAAGGAGAAGTAATCACCACATACATGGGATCTACGCCTCCCAAAGGAACAG GCCCACACCGTTACGTCATATTAGTTTTCCAACAATCGGACAAAATAAAGTTTATGGACGAGAAAATAGGCCCAAATGGCGGATTCAGAGGTGGCCAAAGTGCAAAGAAGATAGCCGAAAAATACGGCCTCGGATCACCAGTAGCTGGCACATGGTTTGAAGCTGAATGGGAAGGATAG
- the LOC144421541 gene encoding U6 snRNA-associated Sm-like protein LSm2, whose protein sequence is MLFYSFFKSLVGKDVVVELKNDLSICGTLHSVDQYLNIKLTDISVTDPEKYPHMLSVKNCFIRGSVVRYVQLPADEVDTTLLQDAARKEAAQSKQ, encoded by the coding sequence ATGTTATTCTACTCATTTTTTAAATCACTTGTGGGAAAAGACGTTGTTGTGGAACTGAAGAATGATTTAAGTATATGTGGAACTTTACATTCAGTGGATCAATATCTGAATATCAAATTAACAGACATAAGTGTAACAGATCCAGAAAAATATCCACATATGTTATCtgtgaaaaattgttttataagaGGGTCAGTTGTTCGATATGTGCAACTTCCAGCTGATGAGGTCGACACAACACTACTTCAAGACGCAGCAAGAAAAGAAGCTGCGCAAAGCAAACAATGA
- the LOC120340031 gene encoding ufm1-specific protease 1-like — MSMSPVKSTKFPDELPHDIHRDLLNESLENCKVEAVKGTYAYYHYLCDGVDDRGWGCGYRTLQTMCSWIHYHKQKNRTKSKNETTNNDKIYDKITGHVPSISEVQHALVSMGDKEHSFMGSKEWIGSFEISICIDYVYDVPCRIVHVPQGQLVNHIQSINEHFQKYGSPIMMGGDNDNSSKGIFGIARCNQENCIYLIIIDPHCTFIDSDPNFLVKNKWVDWRRIDDFDNYSFYNLCFPLLSS, encoded by the coding sequence aTGAGCATGTCACCGGTCAAATCAACAAAATTCCCTGATGAATTACCCCATGATATCCACCGTGATTTATTGAATGAGTCTTTGGAGAATTGTAAAGTTGAAGCGGTCAAAGGCACATATGCgtattatcattatttatgtgATGGAGTAGACGACAGAGGATGGGGTTGTGGTTACAGAACTCTACAGACTATGTGCAGTTGGATACATTATCATAAACAGAAAAACAGGacaaaaagtaaaaatgaaaCCACAAACAATGAcaaaatttatgataaaattacaGGACATGTACCATCTATATCAGAGGTTCAGCATGCATTGGTTTCAATGGGTGATAAGGAGCATTCATTTATGGGGTCAAAAGAGTGGATTGGTTCTTTCGAAATATCAATATGCATAGATTATGTGTATGACGTACCCTGTAGAATTGTGCATGTTCCCCAAGGGCAACTTGTGAATCACATACAAAGTATAAACGAACATTTTCAAAAGTATGGCAGTCCTATTATGATGGGTGGAGATAATGATAATTCGTCGAAGGGTATTTTTGGTATCGCTAGATGCAATCaagaaaattgtatttatttaataattataGATCCACATTGTACCTTTATTGATTCTGACCCAAATTTCTTAGTTAAAAATAAGTGGGTTGATTGGAGGCGAATTGATGATTTTGATAACTATTCTTTTTATAATCTTTGTTTCCCATTGTTGTCTTCGTAA
- the LOC120346204 gene encoding protein D2-like isoform X1, with amino-acid sequence MTRKYLYQVLSVICILRYGSCYGHESWMSDMFINDFIGDDFSQVLAETDTFSQDWIQHDLKSDLNLNTPCEQTEVSFGSIDVKKGGTKLTPTQVKFAPTVKWTAEKDQFYTLLMMDLDAPSRKNPTFREWFHWGVINIPENNVNEGEVITTYMGSTPPKGTGPHRYVILVFQQSDKIKFMDEKIGPNGGFRGGQSAKKIAEKYGLGSPVAGTWFEAEWEG; translated from the exons ATGactcgaaaatatttatatcaagTTCTGTCTGTGATATGTATATTGCGGTATGGAAG TTGCTACGGACATGAAT CTTGGATGTCAGATATGTTTATCAATGATT ttATCGGTGATGATTTTTCCCAAGTACTTGCGGAAACTGATACATTCAGCCAAGATTGGATACAGCATGATCTAAAATCTGATTTAAATCTTAATACACCATGCGAGCAGACAGAAGTGTCTTTTGGAAGCATAGATGTCAAAAAAGGGGGAACGAAATTGACACCAACACAAGTAAAGTTTGCACCTACAGTCAAATGGACTGCGGAGAAAGATCAATTTTATACCCTGTTAATGATGGACCTAGATGCTCCTAGTCGGAAAAATCCAACATTTCGCGAATGGTTTCACTGGGGCGTCATCAATATCCCAGAGAATAACGTAAACGAAGGAGAAGTAATCACCACATACATGGGATCTACGCCTCCCAAAGGAACAG GCCCACACCGTTACGTCATATTAGTTTTCCAACAATCGGACAAAATAAAGTTTATGGACGAGAAAATAGGCCCAAATGGCGGATTCAGAGGTGGCCAAAGTGCAAAGAAGATAGCCGAAAAATACGGCCTCGGATCACCAGTAGCTGGCACATGGTTTGAAGCTGAATGGGAAGGATAG
- the LOC120337390 gene encoding uncharacterized protein LOC120337390 → MKVYIFVTLCMFVINSVRSDGHCFTKWTNGRWVSVGDCNNPSAEDFLQKMRKNVEAKEELKTWHRASNGLYYELFHDKVNYTTAKSYCQKRGGDLASTGIRNTTIIG, encoded by the exons ATGAAAGTCTACATTTTTGTAACCCTTTGTATGTTCGTGATCAATTCAGTTAGAAGCG ACGGTCACTGTTTTACAAAATGGACGAATGGACGCTGGGTTTCCGTTGGAGATTGTAACAATCCTAGTGCCGAAG attttcttcaaaaaatgagaaaaaatgtGGAAGCAAAAGAAG AACTCAAGACCTGGCACAGAGCAAGTAACGGACTCTACTACGAACTATTCCACGATAAAGTCAACTACACAACTGCTAAGTCATACTGTCAGAAACGAGGGGGAGATCTGGCTTCTACTGGCATAAGAAATACTACAATCATAGggtaa